A region of Vigna radiata var. radiata cultivar VC1973A chromosome 10, Vradiata_ver6, whole genome shotgun sequence DNA encodes the following proteins:
- the LOC106774796 gene encoding cytochrome P450 714C2: MRNFSGNVISRACFGSNYTKSEEIFLRXVALQELLSWKNMLRFIPGMSYLPTKTNREIWTLEKEVKEMILQVVKERKETTFEKDLLQMVLENVKDSELSKEAIDDFIVDNCKNIYLAGYETTAVSATWCLMLLAANPDWQDRVRAEVIEICRGRIPDFSMLGKMKQLGMVIHEALRLYPPVTVVAREALKDMKFGNLDVPKGFNLWIMVVSLYTNPDIWGDDAYKFKPETCTCPLGLVHESVLDRTWLLWNLR, translated from the exons ATGAGAAACTTCTCTGGGAATGTTATTTCAAGAGCATGCTTTGGAAGCAATTATACCAAGAGTGAAGAGATTTTCTTGAGATTNGTAGCTCTCCAAGAGTTATTGTCCTGGAAAAATATGTTAAGATTTATCCCTGGCATGAG CTACCTTCCAACAAAGACCAATAGAGAAATATGGACATTAGAAAAGGAGGTGAAAGAAATGATACTTCAGGTGGTGAAGGAAAGAAAGGAAACTACTTTTGAGAAGGACTTGCTACAAATGGTTCTTGAAAATGTTAAGGACAGTGAGCTAAGTAAAGAGGCCATTGACGATTTCATCGTTGATAACTGCAAGAATATATACTTGGCAGGCTATGAGACAACTGCAGTTTCTGCTACATGGTGCCTGATGCTGCTGGCCGCAAACCCAGATTGGCAAGATCGTGTTCGTGCTGAGGTGATAGAAATTTGCAGGGGTAGAATCCCAGATTTTAGTATGCTTGGTAAGATGAAGCAG CTAGGAATGGTTATTCATGAAGCATTGCGGCTTTATCCTCCTGTGACTGTGGTGGCAAGAGAGGCCTTAAAGGACATGAAGTTTGGGAACCTTGATGTTCCAAAGGGGTTTAACCTTTGGATAATGGTAGTAAGTTTGTACACAAATCCTGATATATGGGGAGATGATGCCTACAAATTCAAGCCAGAAACGTGTACATGCCCTTTGGGGCTGGTCCACGAGTCTGTCTTGGACAGAACTTGGCTATTGTGGAACTTAAGATGA
- the LOC106774797 gene encoding cytochrome P450 714C2-like has translation MQLQFDSQIFMSIVFLCFVGLLCYLYSSFVEKPNRLRSKLTKQGISGPPSTILLGNILELQKARSATSKSSSSSSKVPSSHNCAALLLPLFDKWTNEYGQVFMFSLGTIQILXVNQPDIVREVTVCTSXDLGKPAYQLKHIGPLXGQGILTSNGTKWVHQRKIIAPELYMEKVKGMMNIISESAVSVVNLWSNRIEAEGGVADIKIDECLRNFSGNVISRACFGSNYTKSEEIFLKLTALQELLSWTNLFRRIPGTCYLPTKTNREIWTLEKEVKEMILQVVKERKETTFEKDLLQMXLENVKDSELSKXAIDXFIVDNCKNIYLAGYETTAVSATWCLMLLAANPDWQDRVRAEVIEICRGRIPDFSMLGKMKQLGMVIHEALRLYPPVTVVSRAALKDMKFGNLDVPKGFNLWIMVVSLHTNPDIWGDDAYKFKPERFANGTTGCCKFPHVYMPFGAGPRVCLGQNLAIVELKMIIALILSKFTFSLSPRYVHSPTLRLLIEPQHGVNILVKKL, from the exons ATGCAGCTTCAATTTGATTCTCAGATTTTCATGTCTattgtgtttctttgttttgttgggTTGTTATGTTATTTGTATAGTTCTTTTGTGGAGAAGCCAAATAGGCTTCGTTCTAAGCTAACGAAGCAAGGTATCAGTGGCCCACCTTCAACTATTCTGCTTGGCAATATTTTGGAGTTACAGAAAGCTCGCTCTGCCACTTCAAagtcgtcttcttcttcttcaaaagTCCCTTCCTCTCACAACTGTGCTGCTCTTCTCCTTCCACTCTTTGATAAATGGACAAACGAATATG GTCAAGTGTTCATGTTTTCTCTTGGAACCATTCAAATATTGTGNGTGAACCAACCNGACATAGTGAGAGAGGTNACTGTCTGCACATCCNTGGACTTGGGGAAGCCTGCATATCAACTGAAACACATAGGGCCTTTGNTGGGTCAAGGCATTTTAACTTCCAATGGGACTAAATGGGTTCATCAAAGAAAGATCATAGCTCCAGAACTATACATGGAAAAGGTTAAG GGAATGATGAATATAATTAGCGAGTCTGCTGTATCTGTTGTAAATTTGTGGAGTAATAGAATAGAAGCAGAAGGTGGAGTTGCTGACATCAAAATTGACGAGTGCCTGAGAAACTTCTCTGGGAATGTTATTTCAAGAGCATGCTTTGGAAGCAATTACACCAAGAGTGAAGAGATTTTCTTGAAACTCACAGCTCTCCAAGAGTTACTGTCCTGGACAAATTTATTCAGACGAATCCCTGGCACGTG CTACCTTCCAACAAAGACTAATAGAGAAATATGGACATTAGAAAAGGAGGTGAAAGAAATGATACTCCAGGTGGTGAAGGAAAGAAAGGAAACTACTTTTGAGAAGGACTTGCTGCAAATGNTTCTTGAAAATGTTAAGGACAGTGAGCTAAGTAAAGANGCCATTGACNATTTCATCGTTGATAACTGCAAGAATATATACTTGGCAGGCTATGAGACAACTGCAGTTTCTGCTACATGGTGCCTGATGCTGCTGGCCGCAAACCCAGATTGGCAAGATCGTGTTCGTGCTGAGGTGATAGAAATTTGCAGGGGTAGAATCCCAGATTTTAGTATGCTTGGTAAGATGAAGCAG CTAGGAATGGTTATTCATGAAGCATTGCGGCTTTATCCACCTGTGACTGTGGTGTCAAGAGCGGCCTTGAAGGACATGAAATTTGGGAATCTTGATGTTCCAAAGGGGTTTAACCTTTGGATAATGGTAGTAAGTTTGCACACAAATCCTGATATATGGGGAGATGATGCCTACAAATTCAAGCCAGAAAGATTTGCCAATGGAACCACAGGCTGTTGTAAGTTTCCACACGTGTACATGCCCTTTGGGGCTGGTCCACGAGTGTGTCTTGGACAGAACTTGGCTATTGTGGAACTTAAGATGATCATTGCTCTCATATTGTCCAAATTCACTTTCTCACTCTCTCCACGCTATGTTCATTCGCCCACTCTCAGGTTGCTCATAGAGCCTCAGCATGGAGTCAATATCTTGGTCAAAAAACTATGA